In a single window of the Nitrospira sp. genome:
- the glmS gene encoding glutamine--fructose-6-phosphate transaminase (isomerizing), translating to MCGIVGYVGNQEAVPILIGGLAKLEYRGYDSAGVAIQQGQKINVRRSVGKLVNLQKSLQEKELSGMVGIGHTRWATHGKPSEQNAHPHRSKGCVLVHNGIIENYQPLKQQLEKEGYKFQSETDTEVLAHLIDKYLQQGQGLADAVRSATKDVRGSYALAVISEKEPGTLIAARSGCPLVVGRTKQASFVASDVMAMLAHTRDVTYLEEGDVAVVTQHEMHLTNADGQPVFRKATKITWDASAVEKSGYPHFMLKEIHEQPQTILDTMRGRYSYETGEADLPDIGLTPKEFAAVERIWIVACGTSWHAGLVGKYLFEEMVRTPVQVDIGSEFRYRDPLVGKNDLFITISQSGETADTLAAAREAKAKGARVVSIVNVVGSTLARESDGVLYTHCGPEIGVASTKAFTAQLTALYLLSLHLARVRRVMNVADGKAWLDRLVQLPSLVERVLGREAEVVAIAKRYYKKRNFLFLGRGINYPIALEGSLKLKEISYIHAEGYPAGEMKHGPIALIDKGMPVVVLAPRDRLYEKTVSNLMEVKARHAPVIAFVAEGERELGKTADAVFTIPDTHPLLSPILFTIPLQLLAYHIAVLRGADVDQPRNLAKSVTVE from the coding sequence ATGTGTGGCATTGTTGGCTATGTGGGAAATCAAGAAGCGGTTCCGATTCTGATCGGCGGGCTGGCCAAGTTGGAGTATCGCGGGTACGACTCCGCGGGCGTCGCCATCCAGCAGGGGCAGAAAATCAATGTGCGGCGTAGCGTCGGCAAGCTGGTGAATCTTCAAAAGTCGCTGCAAGAGAAAGAGCTGAGCGGCATGGTGGGTATCGGTCACACCCGCTGGGCGACGCACGGCAAGCCGTCTGAGCAGAATGCCCATCCGCATCGATCGAAGGGTTGTGTCCTCGTGCACAACGGCATCATCGAGAACTATCAGCCGCTGAAGCAGCAGTTAGAAAAAGAGGGCTACAAGTTTCAGTCGGAGACCGACACGGAAGTGCTGGCCCATTTGATCGATAAGTATCTTCAGCAGGGGCAGGGGTTGGCGGATGCCGTTCGCTCGGCGACGAAGGATGTGCGCGGGAGTTATGCCTTGGCGGTGATTTCTGAGAAGGAGCCGGGGACCTTGATTGCCGCGCGGTCCGGTTGTCCGTTGGTGGTTGGACGCACCAAACAGGCATCGTTTGTCGCGTCCGACGTGATGGCGATGTTGGCGCACACGCGGGATGTGACCTACCTTGAAGAGGGTGACGTCGCGGTGGTGACGCAGCACGAGATGCATCTGACGAATGCGGATGGGCAGCCGGTCTTCCGGAAGGCGACGAAAATCACGTGGGATGCGTCCGCCGTGGAGAAAAGCGGGTATCCGCATTTCATGCTGAAGGAGATTCACGAGCAGCCCCAGACCATTCTCGATACCATGCGCGGGCGGTACTCCTACGAAACCGGAGAAGCCGATCTGCCGGACATCGGACTCACGCCCAAGGAATTCGCCGCGGTGGAACGGATCTGGATCGTGGCCTGCGGGACTTCCTGGCACGCCGGGTTAGTCGGCAAGTATCTCTTCGAGGAAATGGTGCGGACGCCGGTGCAAGTCGATATCGGGAGCGAGTTTCGCTATCGCGATCCGCTGGTCGGGAAGAATGACCTGTTCATTACGATTTCCCAATCGGGTGAAACCGCCGATACGTTGGCGGCTGCACGGGAAGCGAAAGCGAAGGGCGCGCGGGTCGTGTCCATCGTGAACGTGGTCGGCAGCACGCTGGCGCGTGAGTCGGACGGGGTGCTCTATACGCATTGCGGGCCGGAGATCGGTGTGGCCTCGACGAAAGCGTTTACCGCGCAGCTCACGGCGCTGTATCTGCTGTCGCTCCATCTGGCGCGCGTGCGCAGGGTGATGAATGTGGCCGACGGAAAAGCCTGGTTGGATCGACTGGTGCAATTGCCTTCTCTGGTTGAGCGGGTGCTGGGCCGGGAAGCTGAAGTGGTCGCCATCGCGAAACGCTATTACAAGAAGCGCAATTTTCTGTTCCTGGGCCGTGGGATCAATTACCCGATCGCGCTGGAAGGTTCTCTCAAGTTGAAAGAGATTTCTTATATCCATGCCGAAGGGTATCCGGCAGGCGAGATGAAGCATGGGCCGATTGCCTTGATCGACAAGGGCATGCCGGTGGTGGTGCTGGCGCCGCGCGATCGCCTGTATGAAAAGACAGTGAGCAATCTGATGGAAGTGAAGGCGCGGCATGCGCCGGTGATTGCGTTTGTGGCTGAAGGCGAGCGCGAGCTCGGGAAAACGGCGGATGCGGTGTTTACGATTCCGGACACGCACCCGTTGCTCTCGCCCATTCTGTTCACGATTCCCTTGCAGTTGTTGGCGTATCATATTGCTGTGTTGCGCGGGGCGGATGTGGATCAGCCGCGGAACTTGGCAAAGAGCGTGACGGTGGAGTGA
- the gatC gene encoding Asp-tRNA(Asn)/Glu-tRNA(Gln) amidotransferase subunit GatC, with amino-acid sequence MEITKQEVEKVAKLARLQVTESEVAVFTKQLSQILTHVETLKKYNTDGVQPTATVLGQVNVFRDDVVRPSLSVEQALANAPEREADGFCVPKIID; translated from the coding sequence GTGGAAATTACGAAACAGGAAGTTGAGAAGGTGGCGAAGCTGGCGCGGCTGCAGGTGACTGAGAGCGAGGTGGCCGTGTTCACCAAACAGTTGAGCCAGATTCTGACGCATGTCGAGACGCTCAAGAAATACAATACGGACGGAGTTCAGCCAACGGCGACGGTCTTGGGCCAGGTCAATGTGTTTCGCGACGATGTGGTGCGGCCGTCGTTGTCGGTGGAGCAGGCCCTTGCCAATGCCCCGGAGCGTGAAGCGGACGGATTCTGCGTGCCGAAGATTATTGATTAA
- a CDS encoding aspartate 1-decarboxylase — MFRQMLRSKIHRATVTGAHLEYEGSLTVDEELLEAAGILPYEAVVCSNLNNGERFMTYAITGKRGGGEIILNGPTARKGATGDQIIIFCYEYYSEEEIKRHAPKIVRVDGKNRIVEAAAKHP, encoded by the coding sequence ATGTTTCGACAGATGCTGCGATCAAAAATTCACCGTGCGACCGTGACCGGCGCACACCTGGAGTACGAGGGGAGCTTGACGGTCGATGAGGAGCTGCTCGAGGCGGCCGGCATTCTTCCGTATGAGGCCGTCGTTTGTTCGAACCTGAATAACGGCGAACGGTTTATGACCTACGCGATCACCGGAAAGCGGGGCGGCGGAGAAATCATCTTGAACGGGCCGACGGCGCGGAAGGGCGCGACGGGCGATCAGATCATTATCTTCTGTTACGAATACTACAGCGAAGAAGAGATCAAACGGCACGCGCCGAAGATCGTGCGCGTGGATGGAAAGAACCGCATCGTTGAGGCGGCGGCCAAGCACCCATGA
- the gatA gene encoding Asp-tRNA(Asn)/Glu-tRNA(Gln) amidotransferase subunit GatA, translated as MSLHKLTLCELQRKFTAGEVTAKEIVRAYFLRIGQVEPKVKAYVTTQKEQAMVDAAALDDSLKGWRKTQPMMGMPLAIKDNLCTEGVTTTCSSRMLQHFVPPYDATVIAKLRAQGYVLLGKTNLDEFAMGSSTENSAFGPSRNPWNLQCVPGGSSGGSAAAVAADECAAALGSDTGGSIRQPAAFCGVVGLKPTYGRVSRYGLIAFASSLDQIGPITKDVADAAFLLGVIAGHDPMDSTSADVPVPDYTKALKKKDLKKLKVGIPAEFFAEGLDPEVEQAVRAAIEELKSLGGEIKEIQLPRTDAAVAVYYVIATAEASSNLARFDGVKFGLRSKDTKDLLDLYTKTRQDGFGPEVKRRIMLGTYALSSGYYDAYYGKAQAVRTLIRQDFDAAFKEVDLIVTPVTPTPAFKLGEKSEDPLQMYLSDIFTISVNLAGLPAISLPCGFSKAGLPIGLQLIGRAFQEDTLLRAAHAYEQAMQWRAKKPAVR; from the coding sequence ATGAGTCTGCATAAACTGACGCTCTGCGAACTGCAGCGGAAATTCACGGCCGGGGAAGTCACCGCCAAGGAGATCGTGCGCGCCTATTTCCTGCGCATCGGGCAGGTCGAGCCCAAGGTCAAGGCGTACGTGACAACCCAAAAAGAGCAGGCGATGGTCGATGCGGCTGCGCTGGACGACTCGCTGAAGGGTTGGCGGAAAACGCAGCCGATGATGGGGATGCCCCTGGCGATCAAGGACAACCTCTGCACCGAGGGCGTCACGACCACCTGCAGCTCGCGGATGCTCCAGCACTTTGTGCCGCCCTATGATGCCACGGTCATCGCGAAGTTGCGGGCGCAGGGCTATGTGCTGTTGGGGAAGACCAACCTCGATGAGTTTGCGATGGGATCCTCCACGGAAAACTCGGCGTTCGGTCCCAGCCGCAATCCCTGGAATCTGCAATGTGTGCCGGGCGGATCGAGCGGCGGATCGGCGGCCGCGGTGGCGGCGGACGAGTGCGCGGCGGCGCTCGGATCGGATACCGGCGGATCGATCCGGCAGCCGGCGGCGTTTTGCGGCGTGGTCGGCTTGAAGCCGACCTATGGGCGGGTGTCGCGCTACGGGCTGATCGCCTTCGCCTCGTCGCTCGATCAGATCGGGCCCATCACGAAGGATGTGGCGGACGCGGCTTTTCTCTTGGGTGTCATTGCCGGTCACGATCCGATGGACTCAACCTCGGCGGATGTGCCGGTGCCCGACTATACGAAGGCACTGAAGAAAAAAGATCTGAAGAAGCTGAAGGTCGGGATCCCGGCTGAATTTTTCGCAGAGGGTCTCGACCCGGAAGTCGAGCAGGCCGTGCGTGCGGCGATCGAAGAATTGAAAAGTCTCGGTGGAGAGATCAAAGAGATTCAGCTGCCGCGCACCGATGCGGCGGTGGCGGTGTATTATGTCATTGCCACGGCGGAAGCGAGTTCGAATTTGGCCCGCTTCGACGGCGTGAAGTTCGGCCTGCGTTCCAAGGATACGAAAGATCTGCTGGACCTCTATACCAAGACCCGCCAGGATGGATTTGGTCCGGAGGTGAAGCGCCGGATCATGCTGGGCACCTATGCGCTGAGCTCCGGCTACTACGATGCCTACTACGGGAAAGCGCAGGCGGTACGGACATTGATTCGGCAGGATTTTGACGCGGCCTTCAAAGAAGTCGATCTGATTGTGACGCCCGTGACGCCCACGCCGGCCTTTAAGCTGGGCGAGAAGAGCGAAGATCCCTTGCAGATGTATCTCTCGGATATTTTCACGATCTCCGTCAATCTAGCCGGCTTACCGGCCATCTCATTGCCCTGTGGATTCAGCAAGGCAGGGCTCCCGATCGGTTTGCAGCTTATCGGGCGGGCATTTCAAGAGGACACCCTGTTGAGAGCCGCCCATGCGTATGAACAGGCGATGCAATGGCGTGCGAAGAAGCCGGCGGTACGGTAA
- a CDS encoding DUF948 domain-containing protein: MTIVEIAAILIAVAFAVLVGYLVPVLIQLRKTVAESEHLLAKMNADMPPLVADLRSMSQNLNDLADQARGGVEHAAVLLHAVGEVGESVQQVHNVVRGSSGTLLTNVASVVAGFKAATQVVRERMKHEGEHHNGG; this comes from the coding sequence ATGACCATTGTAGAAATTGCCGCCATCCTGATCGCGGTCGCCTTTGCGGTGCTGGTGGGCTATCTCGTTCCGGTGTTGATTCAGCTTCGGAAAACCGTGGCGGAGTCTGAGCACCTGCTGGCCAAAATGAATGCGGACATGCCGCCTCTTGTCGCCGACCTGCGCAGCATGAGTCAGAATTTGAACGACCTGGCCGATCAGGCCCGCGGTGGTGTCGAACATGCGGCGGTGTTGCTGCATGCCGTGGGCGAAGTCGGCGAATCAGTGCAGCAGGTCCACAACGTGGTGCGCGGGTCGAGCGGCACGTTGCTGACGAACGTGGCGAGTGTGGTTGCGGGATTTAAGGCGGCGACGCAGGTCGTGCGCGAACGAATGAAACACGAAGGAGAACACCACAATGGCGGATGA
- a CDS encoding YtxH domain-containing protein, translating into MADERGSSAGVFLAFLSGAALGAVAALLLAPQSGRESREQLRGYARRAEDNLRDLAGRAGESFEEVVDQGKEFVDSKKSVLREAFEAGREAMKRERDRMRGEEQG; encoded by the coding sequence ATGGCGGATGAACGAGGATCCTCTGCGGGCGTATTCTTGGCCTTTCTGAGCGGAGCTGCATTGGGCGCGGTGGCGGCCCTGCTGTTGGCGCCGCAGTCGGGACGTGAATCCCGCGAGCAGCTTCGGGGCTACGCGCGTCGCGCCGAAGACAATCTGCGGGATTTGGCCGGCCGGGCCGGTGAGTCGTTCGAGGAAGTGGTCGATCAGGGCAAGGAGTTCGTCGACTCGAAAAAGTCGGTGCTGCGGGAGGCCTTCGAGGCCGGTCGCGAAGCGATGAAGCGTGAGCGTGACCGCATGCGTGGAGAGGAACAGGGCTGA
- the gatB gene encoding Asp-tRNA(Asn)/Glu-tRNA(Gln) amidotransferase subunit GatB yields MIYEVVIGVEVHAQLRTKTKMFCGCGTTFGRSPNSQTCPVCLGLPGTLPVINRAAVEMAVRAGLALNCTIGANNQFDRKNYFYPDLPKGYQISQYESPICEHGWIEIAVGDNKKRVKIRRAHLEEDAGKNVHETGTSGSRVDLNRAGTPLLEIVTEPDMRSADEVVAYLKGLRDILMYLDVCDGNMDEGSFRCEPNLSLRPLGQKEFGTKVELKNLNSFKFVKDAIEYEIKRQTKVLSEGGKIFQETRLWNLERGETAVMRSKEEAHDYRYFPDPDLVPLKLDKEWIEGFRGSVPELPAARVARLVRDYGLPEYDAGVLTVSKGIADYFEASVKLFNQPKTVSNWVMGELTRELNLSGTDITASPVTPERLVDLLQLVEKGTISLKVAREIFPELYSSGKQPEQIVQEKGLTQVSDEGALDKIIDEVLTKNPAQVAQFKEGKQQVLGFLVGQVMKASGGKANPGKVNELLKKKFSS; encoded by the coding sequence ATGATCTACGAAGTTGTCATCGGGGTCGAGGTGCATGCGCAGTTGCGCACGAAGACCAAAATGTTCTGCGGATGCGGGACGACGTTCGGCCGTTCGCCGAACAGCCAGACCTGCCCGGTCTGTTTGGGTCTGCCCGGCACGTTGCCGGTCATCAATCGCGCTGCCGTGGAAATGGCCGTGCGGGCTGGGTTGGCACTGAATTGCACGATCGGGGCGAACAATCAATTTGACCGGAAGAACTACTTCTACCCCGATCTTCCCAAGGGCTACCAGATCTCGCAGTACGAATCGCCGATTTGCGAGCATGGGTGGATCGAGATTGCGGTCGGCGACAACAAGAAGCGCGTCAAGATCCGGCGGGCCCATCTGGAAGAAGATGCCGGGAAGAATGTGCATGAGACCGGCACCAGCGGCAGCCGGGTCGACTTGAATCGTGCCGGGACACCGCTGCTGGAGATCGTGACGGAGCCGGACATGCGGTCGGCCGACGAAGTCGTCGCCTACTTGAAGGGCTTGCGGGACATTTTGATGTATCTCGACGTGTGCGACGGCAATATGGATGAAGGCAGTTTTCGCTGCGAGCCGAATCTGTCGCTCCGTCCGCTGGGTCAGAAAGAATTCGGCACGAAGGTCGAGCTGAAGAACCTCAACTCCTTCAAGTTCGTGAAGGATGCGATCGAATACGAGATCAAGCGGCAGACCAAGGTATTGAGCGAGGGCGGGAAAATTTTTCAGGAAACGCGCCTCTGGAATCTCGAACGCGGTGAGACGGCGGTGATGCGTTCGAAAGAAGAGGCGCACGACTATCGCTATTTCCCCGATCCGGATCTGGTGCCGTTGAAGCTCGACAAGGAATGGATTGAGGGATTTCGCGGCAGCGTGCCGGAGTTGCCGGCCGCTCGCGTAGCTCGATTGGTGCGCGACTATGGGTTGCCCGAGTACGATGCGGGTGTGCTGACCGTGTCCAAAGGCATCGCGGATTACTTCGAAGCCAGTGTGAAGCTGTTCAATCAGCCCAAGACCGTCAGTAACTGGGTGATGGGGGAGCTGACGCGGGAGTTGAACCTCTCGGGGACCGATATCACGGCCTCACCGGTGACGCCTGAACGGTTGGTCGATCTGTTGCAACTGGTCGAGAAGGGGACGATCAGTTTGAAGGTGGCCCGCGAGATTTTCCCTGAGCTCTATAGTAGCGGCAAGCAGCCGGAGCAGATCGTCCAAGAAAAGGGGCTGACCCAAGTCTCCGATGAAGGGGCGCTGGATAAGATCATTGACGAAGTGCTGACGAAAAATCCGGCACAGGTGGCGCAGTTCAAGGAAGGGAAGCAGCAGGTGCTGGGTTTCCTGGTCGGGCAGGTGATGAAGGCCAGCGGCGGCAAAGCGAATCCGGGCAAGGTGAATGAGTTGTTGAAGAAGAAGTTCAGCAGTTAG